In Kwoniella pini CBS 10737 chromosome 5, complete sequence, the following are encoded in one genomic region:
- a CDS encoding protein SEY1 yields the protein MNQTPETASNLLANPPPELQRILDDPRTTDEARQAVKEVSVVSPPPVQNGLASTPKEPNGTNHSGEGRLQIVNEHQEFTKQLSPYLDKWGLLDKGFAYDVVSVFGSQSTGKSTLLNRLFGTTFDVMDESKRQQTTKGIWMCPSTYGNTLVMDVEGTDGRERGEDQDFERKSALFSLASTEVLIVNLWEHQIGLYNGANMGLLKTVFEVNLGLFGGGGDSSKPKPQEKTLILFVIRDHVGATPVSNLTATLTQDMEKIWASLSKPSHLADATLSSYFDLSFATLPHKILMPEKFEDEVLELRRRFTDRSRSDYVFQPSYHKRIPADGVGFYMEGIWQQVLTNKDLDLPTQQELLAQFRCDELSAAVTEIFLASSKIVRKPVEAGQVVEGLGALMKDWLDTALGKFDRDASRYHAGVYQRKRLDLLTGLHASLSSLFLGQLKNLHKIETAKFSKDIVRGTKEVGYDFAKVVNEGSDNARQRFLDGAKEVKIDGTDWEYEHELALLDEDLKSIADRCRADETKKMVNTIERNVKRQLLEPVEVALSQPSVEMWNIVLKTYKQVNEDAEQSYLTKAKAYNCSEEENNAALLSLRARTWLSLRRKLEEQTSDATILATLRSTFEEKFRYDESGVPRVWKPEDDIESAFTKAKEETLSLLPIFASISPTSSSLLPTLPSPESTFDIESDPIPFDPSTAFVLLSPTKILSIESRFKREADAAYVEAKRSMVSSVAQIPLWMYGILIVLGWNEAMTVLFNPLYFAMILVLGASGYIILQLGLAGPLLQICKTVFYEVKRIATDKLREAFKELPENQKQQILNTPYLSNTLNDGLKNEERKKGDLINEKMIEK from the exons ATGAATCAGACTCCAGAGACAGCTTCAAACCTACTTGCCAATCCTCCACCGGAATTACAGCGAATCTTGGACGATCCAAGAACAACAGATGAAGCTCGTCAAGCTGTCAAAGAAGTATCTGTAGTTTCACCTCCTCCTGTACAGAATGGTCTAGCATCGACTCCAAAAGAACCAAATGGCACCAATCATTCAGGAGAAGGTAGATTACAGATAGTGAACGAGCATCAAGAATTTAC GAAACAGCTCTCTCCTTATCTAGACAAATGGGGCTTACTAGATAAAGGCTTCGCATATGATGTAGTCTCAGTATTTGGATCACAATCTACCGGTAAATCAACTTTACTGAATAGACTTTTCGGAACAACTTTCGATGTTATGGATGAGAGTAAACGACAACAAACTACAAAGGGAATATGGATGTGTCCTTCGACTTATGGAAATACCTTGGTGATGGATGTAGAAGGTACAGATGGTAGAGAAAGAGGCgaagatcaagattttgaaagaaaatctGCTTTATTCAGTCTGGCTAGTACTGAAGTTTTGATTGTGAATCTTTG GGAACATCAAATTGGGTTATATAACGGAGCAAATATGGGATTACTCAAAACCGTCTTCGAGGTGAATTTGGGTCTTTTCGGAGGAGGCGGAGATAGCTCGAAGCCAAA ACCCCAAGAGAAAACTCTTATTCTCTTCGTGATCCGTGATCATGTTGGCGCTACGCCTGTCAGCAATCTCACTGCTACTTTAACGCAGGATATGGAGAAGATATGGGCTAGTTTGtcgaag CCATCGCACCTCGCTGATGCTACCCTCTCTTCGTACTTTGACCTGTCCTTTGCTACCTTACCTCATAAGATCCTCATGCCAGAAAaattcgaagatgaagtgCTGGAATTAAGGAGAAGGTTCACTGATCGCTCGAGGTCAGATTATGTCTTCCAACCAAGCTATCATAAGAGAATACCCGCAGATGGTGTAGGATTTTATATGGAGGGTATATGG CAACAAGTTCTTACCAACAAAGATCTCGACCTGCCTACTCAACAAGAACTCCTCGCTCAATTCAGATGTGATGAACTCTCTGCGGCTGTGACCGAAATCTTCTTAGCCAGTTCAAAAATCGTTAGGAAACCTGTTGAGGCCGGCCAGGTTGTCGAGGGTCTTGGGGCTTTGATGAAAGACTGGTTAGACACTGCCCTTG GCAAATTTGATAGAGATGCTTCGAGATACCACGCAGGGGTTTATCAACGGAAAAGACTCGACCTGTTGACAGGTCTACACgcttcattatcatcactGTTCCTAGGTCAACTGAAGAACCTTCACAAAATTGAAACCGCTAAATTCTCTAAGGATATAGTGAGAGGAACTAAAGAAGTGGGGTATGATTTCGCGAAGGTAGTCAATGAGGGATCGGACAACGCTAGGCAGCGCTTCCTTGACGGTGCTAAAGAAGTTAAGATTGATGGTACGGATTGGGAATACGAACATGAGTTAGCGTTACTTGACGAAGATCTGAAGAGTATTGCCGATAGATGTCGAGCAGATGAGACTAAGAAGATGGTCAATACAATCGAG CGTAATGTGAAAAGGCAATTGCTTGAACCGGTTGAAGTGGCTCTCTCGCAACCATCAGTGGAGATGTGGAATATCGTACTGAAGACTTATAAACAGGTCAACGAGGATGCCGAACAATCGTATTTGACAAAGGCAAAAG CTTATAATTGctcagaagaagaaaacaaCGCTGCTCTGCTTTCTTTGCGAGCTCGAACATGGTTATCGTTGCGCCGAAAATTGGAAGAACAGACTTCTGATGCGACTATCCTTGCTACCTTGCGGAGCACGTTTGAGGAAAAATTCAGATATGATGAGAGTGGAGTACCTAGAGTGTGGAAGCCTGAAGATGACATCGAGAGCGCATTCACCAAAGCCAAGGAAGAG ACATTATCACTTCTCCCTATATTTGCTTCCATCTCACCTACTTCCTCATCTCTGTTACCCACATTACCATCACCAGAATCCACATTCGACATTGAATCCGACccaattccatttgatccttcaaCCGCATTCGTTCTACTCTCACCTACTAAAATCTTATCAATAGAAAGTCGGTTCAAGAGAGAAGCAGATGCTGCATACGTAGAAGCAAAAAGATCAATGGTATCTTCAGTCGCACAAATACCATTATGGATGTATGGTATATTAATTGTTTTAGGTTGGAATGAAGCTATGACTGTTTTATTTAATCCTTTATACTTTGCAATGATTTTAGTATTAGGTGCATCAGGTTATATAATACTTCAACTTGGATTAGCTGGACCTTTACTTCAAATTTGTAAAACAGTTTTTTATGAAGTTAAAAGAATTGCAACAGATAAATTAAGAGAAGcttttaaagaattacctgaaaatcaaaaacaacaaatacTTAATACACcttatttatcaaatacttTAAATGATGGattaaaaaatgaagaaaggaaaaaaggtgatttaataaatgaaaaaatgattgaaaagtaa
- a CDS encoding methylenetetrahydrofolate reductase, translating into MKITEKLQKAEKEGRTFWSFEFFPPRTAQGLQNLYDRIERMRNLGPEFIDITWGAGGKNADLTSSLVQVCQETIGIETCMHLCCTEMPKEKVEWALAQAKQHGCQNILALRGDPVAGTSKWEPTPGGFTNAVDLVKHIHENYPGDFCVAVAGFPQGHPETPEGEDAATQEIRWLKEKVDAGAEFIFTQLFYDVNIFFNWVKRVRAAGIEVPIVPGIMPIQNWEKFEKWVARENIIVPQHFYDALKPVKGDDEKVRQVGTKLVAQMCKEILANEEAGIKGLHIYTLNLEKGARMLLQELGLEGRREQIAPLPWRPSLTPHRRAESIRPIFWANRVQSYLSRTDEWDEFPNGRWGDSRSPAYGDLDGYPVSININANDAYNLWGHPETFSDISNLFAKFCRGDLNKLPWSSQPPASETSVIDEQLAKMNELGYLTINSQPAVDGVPSDDKVHGWGPSGGYVYQKAYLEFFVSPELLSPLIRRIERDPRITYYAVNKQGDLRTNTHSEGPNAVTWGVFPGKEIVQPTIVEAVSFIAWKDEAFELGLQWANLYPPSSPSRNLIESTMNTSYLVNIVANDFRDGMSIFEPFMLNQSTVGKVIEGTSQTVNGIYEVAKEGLNGLVENVKQQINGQSNGNAIATNGH; encoded by the exons ATGAAGATTACTGAAAAGTTGCAAAAGGCCGAAAAGGAGGGTAGGACCTTTTGGAGTTTCGAATTCTTTCCTCCCAGGACGGCTCAG GGTCTCCAAAATCTATATGATCGAATAGAGCGTATGCGTAATCTTGGCCCGGAATTTATAGATATTACATG GGGTGCTGGTGGAAAGAACGCCGATTTGACCAGCTCCCTCGTTCAAGTATGTCAAGAAACGATTGGCATCGAGACTTGTATGCATTTATGTTGTACCGAAA TGCCAAAGGAAAAGGTTGAATGGGCACTTGCC CAAGCAAAACAACACGGCTGTCAAAATATCTTAGCACTACGAGGCGATCCCGTAGCCGGTACATCGAAGTGGGAACCAACGCCTGGAGGTTTCACCAACGCTGTTGATCTAGTAAAGCATATTCACGAGAACTATCCTGGAGATTTCTGCGTAGCAGTAGCAGGATTCCCTCAAGGACACCCTGAGACACCTGAAGGTGAAGACGCAGCCACACAGGAAATACGATGgttgaaagaaaaagtaGATGCAGGTGCggaattcatcttcactcaATTGTTTTACGACGTGAAtatattcttcaattggGTGAAAAGGGTACGAGCAGCTGGAATTGAAGTACCAATCGTACCTGGTATAATGCCAATCCAAAATTGGGAAAAATTCGAAAAATGGGTAGCAAGAGAAAATATAATCGTCCCTCAACACTTTTACGATGCTTTGAAACCCGTcaaaggtgatgatgagaaagtGAGACAAGTTGGGACCAAATTAGTGGCTCAGATGTGCAAAGAGATCTTAGCAAACGAAGAAGCTGGTATCAAAGGATTACACATTTATACGTTGAATTTGGAGAAAGGTGCAAGGATGTTACTACAAGAATTAGGCTTGGAAGGTAGAAGAGAACAAATTGCTCCTCTGCCTTGGAGACCTTCTTTAACTCCTCACAGGCGTGCCGAGTCTATCAGACCTATCTTCTG GGCAAACCGCGTTCAATCCTACTTGTCGAGAACTGATGAGTGGGACGAGTTTCCCAATGGAAGATGGGGTGATTCGCGTTCTCCTGCTTATGGTGACTTGGATGGATATCCAGTCtcaatcaacatcaac GCAAACGATGCCTACAACCTCTGGGGACACCCTGAAACGTTCTCCGATATCAGCAACCTGTTCGCGAAGTTCTGTAGAGGTGATCTCAACAAATTGCCTTGGTCATCTCAACCACCCGCTTCTGAAACATCAGTCATCGATGAGCAGTTAGCCAAAATGAACGAATTAGGCTATTTGACTATCAACTCTCAACCTGCTGTCGATGGTGTCCCCAGTGATGACAAAGTCCACGGATGGGGACCTTCTGGCGGTTATGTATACCAAAAG GCATACCTGGAATTTTTCGTCTCACCTGAATTGCTTAGTCCATTGATCAGGCGAATCGAGCGAGATCCTCGTATTACCTACTACGCAGTCAACAAGCAAGGCGATTTGAGGACCAATACTCACAGTGAAGGTCCTAATGCCGTTACATGGGGTGTATTCCCTGGAAAAGAAATCGTTCAACCGACTATTGTAGAAGCTGTCTCATTCATCGCTTGGAAAGACGAAGCCTTTGAATTAGGATTACAATGGGCTAATCTATACCCTCCATCATCACCGTCGAGAAACTTGATCGAATCCACCATGAACACCTCTTACCTTGTCAACATTGTTGCAAACGATTTTAGAGATGGAATGTCGATATTTGAACCTTTCATGTTAAATCAAAGCACCGTCGGAAAGGTAATTGAGGGTACCTCACAAACTGTCAATGGTATTTATGAAGTAGCCAAAGAAGGTTTGAATGGTTTAGTAGAAAATGTCaaacaacaaatcaatGGTCAAAGTAATGGTAATGCCATTGCCACAAATGGTCACTAA
- a CDS encoding homoserine O-acetyltransferase, whose amino-acid sequence MASSSSSSNNPFAGLISQNTTIIPSFTLESGVTLQDVPVAYKTWGKLNENGDNCLVICHALTGSADVEDWWGPLLGPDRAFDPTRFFIFCANVIGSPYGTVSSVTINPETGRPFGPEMPGSSPKDDVRLHYIILKSLGVNSVASVIGGSMGGMTCLEWPLNSPPGFVRSIVPLATSARHSAWCISWGEAQRQSIYSDPDYKDGYYFEKQNENGEMINDFHQQPNRGLAAARMAALLTYRSRDSFENRFGRRSGNKNNKTTNSVPKGGVRIMGGEKTTDPSSLSDSDFAKAQQKNSVQKDNVTAREIAWREHNDGHRSNSSTGISRRGSDSGKSSNGIQTPDLEKSLILQDNDKIGQGVALGSVAALNQNQDNKLNNEGDKQPKIFSAQSYLRYQGDKFTSRFDANCYIHITRKLDNHDLSLPSKDSSLNSISSKLQPQIITTSTTNDQDFNSDNEELELDLENLLSKALSFEPPALIIGIESDGLFTTSEQKELAKFIPDAELIVIPSLDGHDGFLLEFEAINGWIDGFLKRKMPEFFKNRIISIDQYNNNNNKNKNNQNGFEIKKESVFGEAEADVTRW is encoded by the exons ATGGCAtcgtcatcgtcatcttcgAACAATCCTTTTGCCGGGTTGATCTCGCAAAATACAACGAtaataccttctttcacTTTGGAATCAGGTGTAACGTTACAAGATGTTCCTGTAGCTTATAAGACATGGGGTAAATTGAATGAGAATGGTGATAATTGTTTAGTAATTTGTCATGCTTTGACTGGAAGTGCAGATGTAGAAGATTG GTGGGGACCTCTCTTAGGCCCTGACAGAGCATTTGATCCTACtagattcttcatcttctgtgCCAACGTTATTGGATCTCCATATGGTACGGTCTCAAGTGTAACTATTAATCCTGAAACTGGAAGACCATTCGGTCCCGAGATGCCTGGAAGTAGTCCAAAAGATGATGTCAG GCTCCattatatcatcttgaaatCACTCGGTGTCAATTCGGTGGCTTCAGTGATTGGAGGTTCAATGGGAGGAATGACATGTTTAGAGTGGCCTTTGAATTCACCTCCAGGATTCGTTCGTTCAATTGTACCTTTAGCTACTTCTGCAAGACATTCAGCATGGTGTATATCATGGGGAGAAGCACAAAGacaatcaatttattcTGATCCAGATTATAAAGATGGatattattttgaaaaacaaaatgaaaatggagaaatgataaatgattttcatcaacaacCTAATAGAGGTTTAGCAGCAGCTAGAATGGCAGCTTTATTAACTTATAGATCAAGagattcatttgaaaatagATTTGGTAGAAGATCAGgtaataaaaataataaaacGACAAATTCTGTACCAAAAGGTGGAGTTAGAATTATGGGTGGTGAAAAAACAACAGATCCTTCAAGTTTAAGTGATTCAGATTTTGCAAAAGCACAACAAAAAAATTCAGTACAAAAAGATAATGTAACTGCAAGAGAAATTGCATGGAGAGAACATAATGATGGACAtagatcaaattcttcaacaggTATAAGTAGAAGAGGATCAGATTCtggtaaatcttctaatGGTATACAAACACCtgatttagaaaaatctttaattttacaagataatgataaaattgGACAAGGTGTTGCTTTAGGTTCAGTAGCTGCattgaatcaaaatcaagataataaattaaataatgaagGAGATAAACAACCTAAAATATTTAGTGCTCAAAGTTATTTAAGATATCAAGGTgataaa TTTACAAGTAGATTTGATGCAAATTGTTATATTCATATAACACGTAAATTAGATAATCATGATCTTTCATTACCTTCAAaagattcttctttaaattcaatttcttctaaattacAACCTCAAATAAtaacaacatcaacaacaaatgatcaagattttaattcagataatgaagaattagaattagatttagaaaatttattatcaaaagcaTTATCTTTTGAACCACCTGCATTaattattggaattgaatCAGATGGATTATTTACAACTTCtgaacaaaaagaattagcaAAATTTATACCTGATGCAGAATTAATTgttataccttctttagatGGACATGATGGTTTTttacttgaatttgaagctATAAATGGTTGGATTGATGGttttttaaaaagaaaaatgccagaattttttaaaaatagaattatatcaattgatcaatataataataataataataaaaataaaaataatcaaaatggatttgaaattaaaaaagaaagtgTATTTGGTGAAGCAGAAGCAGATGTTACTAGGTGGTAG